ttctctttctgatttcctcctttcccacttccctctttctacAACTCTTTCGTCACTTCGCACTATTCAAAAGATGATTTTTCGTTACCTGTTCCATTGTCACNNNNNNNNNNNNNNNNNNNNNNNNNNNNNNNNNNNNNNNNNNNNNNNNNNNNNNNNNNNNNNNNNNNNNNNNNNNNNNNNNNNNNNNNNNNNNNNNNNNNNNNNNNNNNNNNNNNNNNNNNNNNNNNNNNNNNNNNNNNNNNNNNNNNNNNNNNNNNNNNNNNNNNNNNNNNNNNNNNNNNNNNNNNNNNNNNNNNNNNNNNNNNNNNNNNNNNNNNNNNNNNNNNNNNNNNNNNNNNNNNNNNNNNNNNNNNNNNNNNNNNNNNNNNNNNNNNNNNNNNNNNNNNNNNNNNNNNNNNNNNNNNNNNNNNNNNNNNNNNNNNNNNNNNNNNNNNNNNNNNNNNNNNNNNNNNNNNNNNNNNNNNNNNNNNNNNNNNNNNNNNNNNNNNNNNNNNNNNNNNNAACCTGCAGCGGGTCACTGGCCCGGCATGAAAGAGAAAGTGACTGAGTGTATCTGCGCCTCGCGAACCTTTCACGCCCGCGAATNNNNNNNNNNNNNNNNNNNNNNNNNNNNNNNNNNNNNNNNNNNNNNNNNNNNNNNNNNNNNNNNNNNNNNNNNNNNNNNNNNNNNNNNNNNNNNNNNNNNGGTTAGCAAGATGGTGCGGGGTTATATGGtatctatcttgttttttttctgagtggTTAATTATTTGTGGTTAANNNNNNNNNNNNNNNNNNNNNNNNNNNNNNNNNNNNNNNNNNNNNNNNNNNNNNNNNNNNNNNNNNNNNNNNNNNNNNNNNNNNNNNNNNNNNNNNNNNNNNNNNNNNNNNNNNNNNNNNNNNNNNNNNNNNNNNNNNNNNNNNNNNNNNNNNNNNNNNNNNNNNNNNNNNNNNNNNNNNNNNNNNNNNNNNNNNNNNNNNNNNNNNNNNNNNNNNNNNNNNNNNNNNNNNNNNNNNNNNNNNNNNNNNNNNNNNNNNNNNNNNNNNNNNNNNNNNNNNNNNNNNNNNNNNNNNNNNNNNNNNNNNNNNNNNNNNNNNNNNNNNNNNNNNNNNNNNNNNNNNNNNNNNNNNNNNNNNNNNNNNNNNNNNNNNNNNNNNNNNNNNNNNNNNNNNNNNNNNNNNNNNNNNNNNNNNNNNNNNNNNNNNNNNNNNNNNNNNNNNNNNNNNNNNNNNNNNNNNNCAAGAACAGCCTCCATTAGCCAAACCGCCGAGCATCTTTTCCATATACTCGGTGGCACGCGGAGAATGTCAGCCTCAGAAGCAGACTCGATTTCCAAACACGTCTCAGTAAGGCTCGTGTGCCCTTCTTGCGATTGGCTGGATGACGCAACACTgggaacggagagagaaggaaaaaaaaaagactcgttTCGAATGGCAGGCCTTTTTTGGGAAGGGGTATGATGGTGCTTTTTTTTTCGAGCTGTGTTGNNNNNNNNNNNNNNNNNNNNNNNNNNNNNNNNNNNNNNNNNNNNNNNNNNNNNNNNNNNNNNNNNNNNNNNNNNNNNNNNNNNNNNNNNNNNNNNNNNNNNNNNNNNNNNNNNNNNNNNNNNNNNNNNNNNNNNNNNNNNNNNNNNNNNNNNNNNNNNNNNNNNNNNNNNNNNNNNNNNNNNNNNNNNNNNNNNNNNNNNNNNNNNNNNNNNNNNNNNNNNNNNNNNNNNNNNNNNNNNNNNNNNNNNNNNNNNNNNNNNNNNNNNNNNNNNNNNNNNNNNNNNNNNNNNNNNNNNNNNNNNNNNNNNNNNNNNNNNNNNNNNNNNNNNNNNNNNNNNNNNNNNNNNNNNNNNNNNNNNNNNNNNNNNNNNNNNNNNNNNNNNNNNNNNNNNNNNNNNNNNNNNNNNNNNNNNNNNNNNNNNNNNNNNNNNNNNNNNNNNNNNNNNNNNNNNNNNNNNNNNNNNNNNNNNNNNNNNNNNNNNNNNNNNNNNNNNNNNNNNNNNNNNNNNNNNNNNNNNNNNNNNNNNNNNNNNNNNNNNNNNNNNNNNNNNNNNNNNNNNNNNNNNNNNNNNNNNNNNNNNNNNNNNNNNNNNNNNNNNNNNNNNNNNNNNNNNNNNNNNNNNNNNNNNNNNNNNNNNNNNNNNNNNNNNNNNNNNNNNNNNNNNNNNNNNNNNNNNNNNNNNNNNNNNNNNNNNNNNNNNNNNNNNNNNNNNNNNNNNNNNNNNNNNNNNNNNNNNNNNNNNNNNNNNNNNNNNNNNNNNNNNNNNNNNNNNNNNNNNNNNNNNNNNNNNNNNNNNNNNNNNNNNNNNNNNNNNNNNNNNNNNNNNNNNNNNNNAAAAGCCAATGTTCAACTTGATTCCGAGATCACAATCAATGAATATTTCgttcagtttttgttttcacttcattgtCAAAACAGGAAATAATCACAGAGCCGATTAATTTCACGCTCATTTAAGTTAtgtctgtaattattatgttattagtcaTAACGGCAGTTGATGTCATTCTTGTGTATGTATTAGTGATGGGTACATCAAACAAGCAATTCGTTTTTTCATCAGCAAAACGTAGAATGAGAACGAGTTTTGAAGTGCAAGTGCAGTAATTGTAGATATATTCTATTTAAGATGACTGGGATGGTTNNNNNNNNNNNNNNNNNNNNNNNNNNNNNNNNNNNNNNNNNNNNNNNNNNNNNNNNNNNNNNNNNNNNNNNNNNNNNNNNNNNNNNNNNNNNNNNNNNNNNNNNNNNNNNNNNNNNNNNNNNNNNNNNNNNNNNNNNNNNNNNNNNNNNNNNNNNNNNNNNNNNNNNNNNNNNNNNNNNNNNNNNNNNNNNNNNNNNNNNNNNNNNNNNNNNNNNNNNNNGGGATGGAGAAGATTGGTAANNNNNNNNNNNNNNNNNNNNNNNNNNNNNNNNNNNNGTAAGGGCACTAATATTTCCCTAAAATGACCGCAGAAAATTCTCCTTATGGTGAGTCTGGCAGCGTGCGTCACCAGCCGCCCTTTGGAGGAAGATGCCGAGACTGTGGCCACTGAAATCACGCCAGCGCCTCCTTCAGCCCCTAGGCCAGGTCAAGGCTCCTTCCTCGGCGAGGTCATGGTCACGTCGGAGGATGTGACCGTGAAGAGAACGCCAAAAGGGTAGGGTCATGAACAGAGGTCATTGTGACATATATAAAGGTTTGGATGAgtatgaattaattaatttaaacgAACTAGAGATTTCACTGAcgcatttcaatattttttaaatggtaCGACACTCACTTTTACAgcagacataaaataaaaacacttaatTACGAACNNNNNNNNNNNNNNNNNNNNNNNNNNNNNNNNNNNNNNNNNNNNNNNNNNNNNNNNNNNNNNNNNNNNNNNNNNNNNNNNNNNNNNNNNNNNNNNNNNNNNNNNNNNNNNNNNNNNNNNNNNNNNNNNNNNNNNNNNNNNNNNNNNNNNNNNNNNNNNNNNNNNNNNNNNNNNNNNNNNNNNNNNNNNNNNNNNNTGCTCATACTGCGNNNNNNNNNNNNNNNNNNNNNNNNNNNNNNNNNNNNNNNNNNNNNNNNNNNNNNNNNNNNNNNNNNNNNNNNNNNaaatattcattctcatccatatcgTTTCTAAACAGAgtcttcattctcatccatatcgTTTCTAAACAGAGTCTCGAATTGCATGTTTACTCACATTATTTATCCATAAGAAATCAGAGAGGGTTGAGATGAGGTCCTTGATAGACGACAGACACGTTTCAAACCGGTTCCAAACCTCCACAGGAAGAAGAAGTCTCCGAAGTCTTCCCAGGAGGGTCCTCGGGCATCCGCTCTCGTGGCCGCGCCGGAAGTCAGCGATCCCGAAGCGGTCGTGGGCATAGCAGTGGGCACGGGGAAGGCCTTCGACGTCGGAGTAAACACGGGATATGTTCTCAACGATGGCTCTCCTGGAATTAGTATTTCGGGGGCGACTCTAACGTTTAATCGCCCAGCACAAGTGATTCCAGTTTCCTCTTGAGTGTTCTTGGTTTAGAATGTCAGGCAAACATATCATatcgggttgtttttttttatgttgttttaactGTGTGTTTTAGGTTAAGTTCGTCCTTAGGTTGAGAAGCGTTTCGGGAGGAAGAATCTCGTGTTTTTGGTAgaatagatttttaatttttcggTTATTTGGATCTTGTGATGTAGCCCAGATCTACCTTAGGAATGTTCGTGTTTTcagtattagattattattgatatcgacGGGGGATCGAACCATGTTTTTAAACTTGAAAGCTTTATTTAATAAGTAAACCATTGTGTCGAACCTGTTCTATTTTTTCTAGATTAATGGAGTAGCAGTATAAACACTGATTTAAAACTGTGACCNNNNNNNNNNNNNNNNNNNNNNNNNNNNNNNNNNNNNNNNNNNNNNNNNNNNNNNNNNNNNNNNNTTTTGATACTTTAATATTTCTGTGTTTTGAAAAAATCCGGAAATGCAAACTATCTGATTAATTCAGCTTCATAGTAGACACATTAATTCATAATAGATACCACAATTCAGCTTCATAATAGATACGTAAACAATGTCCAGATGATTTTTGAAGTGTCTAAAACAAACAGCCACATTACGATCATGTCTTTCGCAAGTCACTGTTAATACCTGTCAttctctacatgtatatatacgttcacCTCGGTGTATGCATTTCTTGAAACTTAAAACCTTTGTTAGAAGTGAATTATTGTCATACCTtgttaaactatatattatttaatgcatTGCTTATGACTGTGTTGATTCTCTTTGTATCTTCTTTCACCCTTTCATGATGAAGAATAATTCTAAGTAACATAGAGCTGTTTTCAGCACTGAAGACAGTGACGTTATATTCTAAatcaatgttattaataaaaaGGCAGCACATCCAGACGAGTTTATATTTTTCCATCTTCCAGGATAATAATTTGCATATCGGCCAGACGACATTCTTTCACAGATGCAATGAACTGTATTATTtgcgacaaatatagaaaaggtatgaaNNNNNNNNNNNNNNNNNNNNNNNNNNNNNNNNNNNNNNNNNNNNNNNNNNNNNNNNNNNNNNNNNNNNNNNCTTCATAGACAATCTTAATTAGAAAGAATTGATGTANNNNNNNNNNNNNNNNNNNNNNNGTCAAAAAACAAACACGCAATGCTTTGACGCAAATAAACCAATGGCGTTTGGAAACTTGTGATTATTTCATTAGACTGAAGTTGCAATAGCGTTTATtacattaatcttattatatacacagtttttattttcgtctttataTCAGATATTTACATTGTTTTATGGTACCTTTTTCTGACgcgttatctatttttttatgatccACATTCTTTACGAAACGCTTTATTGATCAACTATTTTATAACGCAGATTACATCATCATTTGCGCCTGTGGAGTTCGTTTCTTGGATTATTCATATTACGTGATTTTGTTTTGAACTGGTTTTCATGGCACATTTTGGgaacttttttgtctttgtgacatttctttatgatttttttttcaggtaattcGTTATGACACGCATTTCATTCTTGTTGTAacgctttcttttttatatgtttgtatgtttatgtgtgtgtgcatatatNNNNNNNNNNNNNNNNNNNNNNNNNNNNNNNNNNNNNNNNNNNNNNNNNNNNNNNNNNNNNNNNNNNNNNNNNNNNNNNNNNNNNNNNNNNNNNNNNTGTTAAGTTATATACTTTTatgacatttttattttaccatttacGTCAATTATCGTTCAAGAGGAAGGAATGGCATCGTATCACTAGGAAAAGTCGGTGTAGCAAGTCTTTACTAATAAACCATATAGAAACAcgaagaataatgaaaaacaacaacaaatattcgTACAGAAAATACAAATTTCCTTTATAAGAATAGAAGAACAACTCTTCATTACGAATTAATATAGGGCCCACAGCATAAATCTACAATGGATAATAAAACCCTCAAATAAATGACCTATCAAAAGCATGGTATGGCTAAGACATTCTGAAAACCATTATCGAAAAGTTCAAGGCATTATCAAGATCACTCAAGATTATCTTCATTCATACTTTAATATTTGATACTAGTAGTATTAGCTTACGAAATATCAAAATCTGAACAATGCTATAATATGCTACACTGAGTCCTATTGGTCATTGCGTAATGCAAAAATACTGAAATGATTTGTTCTGGTGAAAATACTTGAGAATAAAAAGAGACATCAATGGCTTAGAATAAATGATGATTAGGaatgataaatagagaggaaaacaCAGTATGTTGACCAATGATAATAACCCAATTATCTATTATGACAGAAGGTTGTAAACAAGGCATAATCTACTGTTATTTCCCTCTTACTAATTGCTACCAACCACAAACACTCTTAAATGTAATGTATCTACAATTACCATCTTATAACGTAGTTTTGAATAACACTACANNNNNNNNNNNNNNNNNNNNNNNNNNNNNNNNNNNNNNNNNNNNNNNNNNNNNNNNNNNNNNNNNNNNNNNNNNNNNNNNNNNNNNNNNAACccattttgtaaataaaaaatcgtattttttttatgtagcaaTGTAGTCATAGTTTAAAATTCttaaactattttatatttctacCTATTCATACAGCCATTACAGATATACGAAGATTTTCTTCTGTATTGTATTGAGCCGTAAGGCTTTTATTTACAGTGCTCTTACTGTTGATAAGTACTTTTAGAAAGGAATGACTTAACACTGTGAGATCTCCTTCAATACTCCAGAACATAAACCAACCTTCGACGACAAAAGAAACACGCCACACTCTTCCGCTGAATTTCCAGCCAAAATACTATTCCAAACTATCGCCTTCAAAGCCTCCGTTGTTGCACACCGCATAACTCCAGTTCCTTGCTTCCTGTTTCAAAGTCtcttttgcccccctccccctgatcTCCCAGAGGATCTTGTCCCACTCCACAAAGTTCTTACGATTTGCTGTCCATCTCAAGGTTCCCCTCTGTCCCATTCCGCACGTCCCCCCCACGCCTATA
This window of the Penaeus monodon isolate SGIC_2016 chromosome 31, NSTDA_Pmon_1, whole genome shotgun sequence genome carries:
- the LOC119593001 gene encoding uncharacterized protein LOC119593001 (The sequence of the model RefSeq protein was modified relative to this genomic sequence to represent the inferred CDS: added 62 bases not found in genome assembly) yields the protein MRVCICETPRNILRELRVQTSQSQALVDFTPLPCYFSCTMEILKILLMVSLAACVTSRPLEEDAETVATEITPAPPSAPRPGQGSFLGEVMVTSEDVTVKRTPKGKKKSPKSSQEGPRASALVAAPEVSDPEAVVGIAVGTGKAFDVGVNTGYVLNDGSPGISISGATLTFNRPAQVIPVSS